The Halobacterium litoreum genome includes a region encoding these proteins:
- the rpoA2 gene encoding DNA-directed RNA polymerase subunit A'', producing the protein MTDAFEAIVEDTELPRRLKDRVLETIEGRDGVTESQAEEIAAAVEAQYLDTRVDPLDPVGTVSAQSIGEPGTQMTMNTFHYAGVAEMDVTQGLPRLIELVDARKTPDTPVMNVFLEDEYAEERERAHEVVWKLEATKILALGDISTNVADMVVRIDLNEDTLQERWPRVDNTTEIAGEIAETIEGSLGVKVTQEGTVLEFGPSEPSYRELLQLVEQLRDIVFKGIEDVSRVVIRREEMDDGHEEFVLYTEGSAFKKALNIEGVDASRTTCNNIHEVHKTLGIEAAREAIIDETMTTLEEQGLGDVNIRHLMLVADIMTNDGTIESIGRHGISGNKDSVLARAAFEVTVNHLLDAAIYGEADDLDGVIENVIVGKPVRLGTGDVNLRMGAGKGD; encoded by the coding sequence ATGACTGACGCCTTCGAAGCCATCGTCGAAGACACGGAGTTGCCGCGACGCCTGAAAGACCGCGTCCTCGAGACCATCGAGGGCCGGGACGGCGTCACCGAGTCGCAGGCCGAGGAAATCGCGGCGGCCGTCGAGGCGCAGTACCTCGACACGCGCGTCGACCCCCTCGACCCGGTCGGCACCGTCTCCGCGCAGTCCATCGGGGAGCCGGGGACGCAGATGACGATGAACACGTTCCACTACGCGGGCGTCGCGGAGATGGACGTGACACAGGGCCTGCCGCGGCTCATCGAACTCGTGGACGCGCGGAAGACGCCGGACACGCCGGTGATGAACGTGTTCCTCGAGGACGAGTACGCAGAGGAGCGCGAGCGCGCCCACGAGGTCGTCTGGAAGCTGGAGGCGACGAAGATTCTGGCGCTCGGGGACATCTCCACGAACGTCGCGGACATGGTCGTCCGCATCGACCTGAACGAGGACACGCTCCAGGAGCGCTGGCCGCGGGTCGACAACACCACCGAAATCGCGGGCGAAATCGCCGAGACCATCGAGGGGAGCCTCGGCGTGAAGGTGACCCAGGAGGGCACCGTTCTGGAGTTCGGCCCGAGCGAGCCGTCCTACCGCGAACTGCTCCAGCTCGTCGAGCAGCTCCGGGACATCGTGTTCAAAGGCATCGAGGACGTCTCCCGCGTCGTCATCCGCCGCGAGGAGATGGACGACGGGCACGAGGAGTTCGTCCTCTACACCGAGGGGTCGGCGTTCAAGAAGGCGCTGAACATCGAGGGCGTGGACGCGTCGCGGACGACGTGTAACAACATCCACGAGGTCCACAAGACCCTCGGCATCGAGGCGGCCCGCGAGGCCATCATCGACGAGACGATGACCACCCTCGAGGAGCAGGGTCTCGGCGACGTGAACATCCGCCACCTGATGTTGGTCGCGGACATCATGACCAACGACGGCACCATCGAGTCCATCGGCCGGCACGGCATCTCCGGCAACAAGGACTCCGTGCTGGCGCGTGCGGCGTTCGAGGTGACGGTGAACCACCTCCTCGACGCCGCCATCTACGGGGAGGCCGACGACCTCGACGGCGTCATCGAGAACGTCATCGTCGGGAAGCCGGTGCGGCTCGGCACCGGGGACGTGAACCTCCGGATGGGCGCCGGCAAGGGCGACTGA
- a CDS encoding NusA-like transcription termination signal-binding factor: MTVRLSDEARRLIAAFEDETDATAVDCVVDDDRGRVVFVVTAGEMGSAIGPGGSRVEELEEKLGRDVMLVEDAPTAEGFVANALSPAAVYNVTISENDTTVAYAEVAHDDKGVAIGADGQNIETAKELAKRHFDVDDIQLT; encoded by the coding sequence ATGACGGTCCGGCTCTCCGACGAGGCGCGCCGTCTCATCGCCGCGTTCGAGGACGAAACCGACGCGACGGCCGTGGACTGCGTCGTCGACGACGACCGCGGGCGCGTCGTGTTCGTCGTGACCGCCGGCGAGATGGGGTCGGCCATCGGTCCGGGCGGTAGCCGCGTCGAGGAGCTGGAGGAGAAACTCGGCCGGGACGTAATGCTGGTGGAGGACGCGCCGACGGCGGAGGGGTTCGTGGCGAACGCGCTCTCGCCGGCGGCGGTGTACAACGTCACCATCAGCGAGAACGACACGACGGTGGCGTACGCGGAGGTCGCCCACGACGACAAGGGCGTCGCCATCGGCGCGGACGGCCAGAACATCGAGACCGCGAAGGAACTGGCCAAGCGTCACTTCGACGTCGACGACATCCAGTTGACGTGA
- a CDS encoding mechanosensitive ion channel domain-containing protein, whose amino-acid sequence MFASWEQIAVTVGTTVVVAAGAYLAVVWLVTPGVVRAVRARNPRNETLVNAVRAYGRVVGVVAAAVAALVASGYGWVLSESAVVVAAATLAVGVAGQDVFENVVSGGFLVADRNFNVGDWVAWGEGTGGVVEVVGFRSTRVRTAANEIVTVPNAELATRAVRAPYARGRYRTAVSVAVAHDADLAAATDAAGEAAAGVPDVASSPPPETLASFGDGVVVLTVRVWIREPTHAEVARVESRLTRAVRDALADAGVDASPTPGRELSGRVTVNSVES is encoded by the coding sequence GTGTTCGCGAGTTGGGAGCAGATAGCGGTGACCGTCGGGACGACCGTCGTGGTAGCCGCCGGCGCGTATCTCGCGGTGGTGTGGCTAGTGACGCCGGGCGTGGTTCGGGCGGTCAGGGCGCGGAATCCGCGCAACGAGACGCTCGTGAACGCGGTTCGGGCGTACGGGCGGGTCGTCGGGGTGGTGGCGGCGGCGGTGGCGGCGCTGGTCGCGTCGGGCTACGGGTGGGTGCTCTCGGAGTCGGCCGTCGTCGTGGCAGCGGCGACGCTGGCGGTCGGCGTCGCGGGACAGGACGTGTTCGAGAACGTCGTGAGCGGGGGGTTCCTCGTCGCAGACCGGAACTTCAACGTCGGCGACTGGGTGGCGTGGGGCGAGGGGACGGGCGGCGTCGTGGAGGTCGTCGGATTCAGGTCGACGCGCGTGCGGACGGCGGCGAACGAAATCGTGACCGTGCCGAACGCGGAGTTGGCGACGCGGGCGGTGCGGGCGCCGTACGCTCGCGGTCGGTACCGGACGGCCGTCTCGGTGGCGGTGGCACACGACGCCGACCTCGCGGCGGCGACCGACGCGGCGGGCGAGGCGGCGGCGGGCGTGCCGGACGTGGCGTCGTCGCCGCCGCCGGAGACCCTCGCCTCGTTCGGGGACGGCGTCGTGGTGTTGACCGTCCGCGTCTGGATTCGGGAGCCGACGCACGCCGAGGTGGCCCGCGTGGAGTCGCGGTTGACGCGAGCGGTCCGGGATGCGCTGGCGGACGCGGGGGTGGACGCGAGTCCGACGCCCGGTCGGGAGCTTTCGGGGCGCGTCACGGTGAATTCGGTCGAGTCGTGA
- a CDS encoding 30S ribosomal protein S12, protein MANGKYAARKLKNDRQKHRWSDSEYARRERGLGEKSDPLDGAPQGRGIVLEKIGIEAKQPNSAIRKCVRVQLIKNGKQVTAFLPGDGAVSFIDEHDEVTIAGIGGAKGRAMGDLGGVNYKVEKVNGVSLEELVRGNAEKPVR, encoded by the coding sequence ATGGCGAACGGCAAGTACGCCGCTCGGAAACTCAAGAACGACCGCCAGAAGCACCGGTGGTCGGACTCTGAGTACGCGCGGCGAGAGCGGGGGCTCGGCGAGAAGTCCGACCCCCTCGACGGCGCACCGCAGGGACGAGGTATCGTCCTGGAAAAGATTGGCATCGAAGCCAAGCAGCCGAACTCCGCGATTCGGAAGTGCGTTCGGGTGCAGCTCATCAAGAACGGGAAGCAGGTCACTGCGTTCCTGCCGGGTGACGGCGCGGTGTCCTTCATCGACGAGCACGACGAAGTCACCATCGCCGGCATCGGCGGCGCGAAGGGTCGCGCGATGGGTGACCTCGGTGGTGTGAACTACAAGGTCGAGAAGGTCAACGGCGTCTCGCTCGAAGAACTGGTTCGCGGTAACGCGGAGAAGCCGGTCAGATAA
- a CDS encoding 30S ribosomal protein S7, with protein MSEEEAPEPDAPAGTDDEDVDAQLFGKWDVTGIQYADPSTRRYLSVTPVAHTMGRHASKQFQKSEISVVERLANRLMKTGDNTGKKQKALKIVDDAFDQVADRTDENPVQVLVTAVENAAPREETVRLKYGGISVPQAVDVAPQRRVDQGLKFIADGAYSASFKSPTDAAEALANQLIGAADYDVQTYAVGQKEEKERVAAAAR; from the coding sequence ATGAGCGAGGAAGAAGCCCCAGAACCCGACGCGCCCGCTGGTACCGACGACGAGGACGTCGACGCGCAGCTCTTCGGCAAGTGGGACGTGACGGGCATCCAGTACGCGGACCCGAGCACCCGTCGCTACCTCTCCGTGACGCCGGTCGCCCACACGATGGGCCGACACGCGTCCAAGCAGTTCCAGAAGAGCGAGATTAGCGTCGTCGAGCGTCTCGCGAACCGTCTGATGAAGACGGGCGACAACACGGGCAAGAAGCAGAAGGCCCTCAAAATCGTGGACGACGCGTTCGACCAGGTCGCCGACCGCACGGACGAGAATCCGGTGCAGGTGCTGGTGACCGCGGTCGAGAACGCGGCGCCCCGTGAGGAGACCGTCCGCCTGAAGTACGGCGGTATCTCGGTCCCGCAGGCCGTCGACGTGGCGCCCCAGCGTCGCGTCGACCAGGGTCTGAAGTTCATCGCCGACGGCGCGTACTCGGCGTCGTTCAAGTCGCCGACGGACGCGGCCGAGGCGCTGGCGAACCAGCTCATCGGCGCGGCCGACTACGACGTGCAGACGTACGCGGTCGGGCAGAAAGAAGAGAAGGAACGCGTCGCCGCCGCGGCGCGGTAA
- a CDS encoding PQQ-dependent sugar dehydrogenase: MDDSRRRFLAAASTATAFGLAGCLASGSRPDDDLRHDPTAWSGYDPDWTAPSTAPAMDVVAEDVLTGLKVPWDVTFAPDGTLFVTERVGRIRRFDGDELSTVTEPADAIDVSAVDDEPHDTPYYERWWVAGGEGGTLGVAVHPEYPDPGWLYVYYTATDGGDWENRVARYDATADDPASTHEILVDGIPADKVHNGGRLAFGPDNYLWITTGDAGNGPDAQDPQSLAGKVLRVQATGAPAEDNPRKDGWDDRVYTLGHRNPQCITWLPDATPVLTEHGTSGLDEVNVLEAGGNYGWPEVRKPAAYRGRPEFDRPVLSTAFEDSWAPTGGTFYTGDAVPEWQNRLVFGQLIAQRVGVASLTPDDQERPPAAGGERFDADWLADDYDATAWHTLRSLGRVRCVAEGPDGELYATTSNRDGRAREGFPKEGDDRLVRICPAE; encoded by the coding sequence ATGGACGATTCGCGCCGCCGATTCCTCGCCGCCGCCTCCACAGCGACGGCGTTCGGCCTCGCTGGCTGTCTCGCTTCCGGGAGTCGCCCGGACGACGACCTGCGACACGACCCGACTGCGTGGAGTGGCTACGACCCAGACTGGACAGCGCCGAGCACCGCGCCCGCGATGGACGTCGTCGCCGAGGACGTGCTCACCGGCCTGAAAGTGCCGTGGGACGTGACGTTCGCGCCCGACGGCACGCTGTTCGTCACCGAGCGCGTCGGCCGGATTCGGCGCTTCGACGGCGACGAACTGTCGACGGTCACCGAGCCGGCGGACGCCATCGACGTATCGGCTGTCGACGACGAACCCCACGACACACCGTACTACGAGCGCTGGTGGGTGGCAGGCGGCGAGGGCGGGACCCTCGGCGTCGCCGTCCACCCCGAGTACCCGGACCCCGGCTGGCTGTACGTCTACTACACGGCGACCGACGGCGGCGACTGGGAGAACCGCGTCGCGCGCTACGACGCCACCGCCGACGACCCCGCGAGCACGCACGAGATTCTCGTCGACGGCATCCCCGCGGACAAAGTCCACAACGGCGGTCGGCTCGCGTTCGGCCCGGACAACTACCTCTGGATTACCACCGGCGACGCCGGGAACGGACCGGACGCCCAGGACCCGCAGTCGCTGGCGGGGAAGGTGCTCCGCGTGCAGGCGACGGGCGCGCCCGCCGAAGACAACCCACGGAAGGACGGCTGGGACGACCGCGTCTACACGCTCGGCCACCGGAATCCCCAGTGCATCACGTGGCTCCCGGACGCGACGCCCGTGCTGACCGAGCACGGGACGAGCGGCCTCGACGAGGTGAACGTCCTCGAAGCCGGAGGGAACTACGGTTGGCCCGAAGTCCGGAAACCGGCGGCGTACCGCGGCCGTCCCGAATTCGACCGACCGGTCCTGAGCACGGCGTTCGAGGACTCGTGGGCGCCCACCGGCGGGACGTTCTACACGGGCGACGCCGTGCCCGAGTGGCAGAACCGCCTCGTGTTCGGCCAACTCATCGCCCAGCGCGTCGGTGTCGCGTCGTTGACGCCCGACGACCAGGAGCGGCCCCCAGCGGCGGGCGGCGAGCGATTCGACGCGGACTGGCTGGCCGACGACTACGACGCGACGGCGTGGCACACGCTCCGGTCGCTGGGGCGCGTCCGATGTGTCGCCGAGGGGCCGGACGGCGAACTGTACGCCACTACGTCGAACCGCGACGGCCGCGCACGCGAGGGGTTCCCGAAAGAAGGGGACGACCGACTGGTGCGGATTTGCCCGGCCGAGTAG
- a CDS encoding DUF5781 family protein, giving the protein MELRVTGPGPSAPFLGARDVFETAHDLDHPVHVRVRENPDERTWAGHYDDHHVLNISRQAATSVMARELALHEFAHMRRHEDAHPSHVLSMDEVLFLALTGREVERRVLAHCYQIANHVKDIYADDITLSVGPTDKLVTFLESELAAAVADRPTPGQPSGQRLTAGADPSMTAVNAAFALALLERHDAVPGDHRIYDLAHAAGEDAPEIDVDGFRERFGALARDPDESDCRRGLVDAIRTYVDAQETTTGPAAD; this is encoded by the coding sequence ATGGAGTTGCGCGTCACCGGACCCGGTCCCTCGGCCCCCTTCCTCGGCGCCCGCGACGTGTTCGAGACGGCCCACGACCTCGACCACCCCGTCCACGTCCGCGTGCGAGAGAACCCCGACGAGCGCACGTGGGCCGGCCACTACGACGACCACCACGTCCTCAACATCTCCCGGCAGGCCGCCACCAGCGTGATGGCTCGCGAACTCGCGCTCCACGAGTTCGCGCACATGCGTCGCCACGAGGACGCCCACCCGAGTCACGTCCTCTCGATGGACGAAGTCCTCTTCCTCGCGCTCACCGGCCGCGAGGTCGAGCGCCGCGTGCTCGCGCACTGCTATCAGATTGCCAACCACGTCAAGGACATCTACGCCGACGACATCACGCTCTCGGTCGGCCCGACGGACAAACTCGTGACGTTCCTCGAATCCGAACTCGCGGCCGCCGTCGCCGACCGCCCGACGCCGGGCCAGCCCAGCGGCCAGCGCCTCACTGCGGGCGCCGACCCGTCGATGACGGCGGTGAACGCGGCGTTCGCGCTCGCGCTCCTCGAACGCCACGACGCCGTCCCCGGCGACCACCGCATCTACGACCTCGCGCACGCCGCCGGCGAGGACGCCCCCGAAATCGACGTGGACGGCTTCCGCGAGCGATTCGGCGCGCTCGCCCGCGACCCCGACGAGAGCGACTGCCGGCGCGGCCTCGTCGACGCCATCCGCACCTACGTCGACGCACAGGAAACCACGACGGGGCCGGCCGCCGACTGA
- a CDS encoding elongation factor EF-2 gives MGRRKKIVEQCERLMDEPKQIRNIAIAAHVDHGKTTLTDNLLAGAGMISQDTAGEQLAMDTEEDEQERGITIDAANVSMTHEYEDEDHLINLIDTPGHVDFGGDVTRAMRAVDGALVVVDAVEGAMPQTETVVRQALREGVKPALFINKVDRLISELQEGPEEMQERLLSVIHEVNELIRGMTEEMDDIEDWTVSVEDGTVGFGSALYKWGVSMPSMQRTGMDFGDIMDLERNDKRQELHERTPLSDVVLDMVCEHFPDPIDAQPRRIPRIWRGDNESEIAEGMQLVDENGEVVLMVTDIGIDPHAGEIAAGRVFSGTIEKGQELYVSGTAGKNRVQSVGIYMGGEREEVEHVPAGNIAAVTGLKDAIAGSTVSSVEMTPFESIEHISEPVITKSIEAQNMDDLPKLIETLRQVSKEDPTISIEINEDTGEHLISGQGELHLEVQTQRIERNQGIPVNTGEPIVVYRETPTTSSQEVEGVSPNRHNKFYITVDPLSDEVLDKLRLGDVSMDMPEQERREVLQDAGMDKETSQNVENIIGKNIFIDDTKGIQHLNETMELVVDGLQDSLEDGPLAAEPVEGALIRLHDARLHEDAIHRGPAQVIPATRDAVHRALIDAEIRLLEPIQDVRIDVPSEHMGAASGEIQGRRGRVDDMYQEGDLMVVEGIAPVDEMIGFSSDIRSATEGRASWNTENAGFRVMADNLQPEIIDEIRQRKGMKTELPESINYF, from the coding sequence ATGGGCCGACGAAAGAAGATTGTCGAACAGTGCGAACGGCTGATGGACGAACCGAAGCAAATTCGGAACATCGCCATCGCCGCGCACGTCGACCACGGGAAGACGACGCTCACTGACAACCTCCTCGCCGGCGCCGGCATGATTTCGCAGGACACCGCGGGCGAACAGCTCGCGATGGACACCGAGGAGGACGAGCAGGAGCGCGGTATCACCATCGACGCGGCGAACGTCTCGATGACCCACGAGTACGAGGACGAGGACCACCTCATCAACCTCATCGACACGCCGGGCCACGTCGACTTCGGCGGCGACGTGACCCGCGCGATGCGCGCCGTCGACGGCGCGCTCGTCGTCGTGGACGCCGTCGAGGGCGCGATGCCCCAGACGGAGACGGTCGTGCGGCAGGCGCTCCGCGAGGGCGTCAAGCCCGCGCTGTTCATCAACAAGGTCGACCGCCTCATCTCCGAACTGCAGGAGGGTCCCGAGGAGATGCAAGAGCGCCTGCTCTCTGTCATCCACGAGGTCAACGAGCTCATCCGCGGCATGACCGAGGAGATGGACGACATCGAGGACTGGACGGTCTCCGTCGAGGACGGCACCGTCGGCTTCGGTTCCGCGCTCTACAAGTGGGGCGTCTCGATGCCGTCGATGCAGCGCACCGGCATGGACTTCGGCGACATCATGGACCTCGAGCGCAACGACAAGCGCCAGGAACTCCACGAGCGCACGCCGCTCTCGGACGTCGTGCTCGACATGGTCTGTGAGCACTTCCCGGACCCCATCGACGCCCAGCCTCGCCGCATCCCGCGCATCTGGCGCGGCGACAACGAGAGCGAAATCGCGGAGGGCATGCAGCTCGTCGACGAGAACGGCGAAGTCGTCCTGATGGTCACCGACATCGGTATCGACCCGCACGCCGGCGAAATCGCCGCGGGTCGCGTCTTCTCCGGCACCATCGAGAAGGGCCAGGAACTGTACGTCTCCGGCACCGCGGGCAAGAACCGCGTGCAGAGCGTCGGCATCTACATGGGCGGCGAGCGCGAGGAAGTCGAGCACGTCCCCGCCGGGAACATCGCGGCCGTCACCGGCCTCAAGGACGCCATCGCGGGCTCCACCGTCTCCAGCGTCGAGATGACGCCGTTCGAGTCCATCGAACACATCTCGGAGCCGGTCATCACGAAGTCCATCGAGGCACAGAACATGGACGACCTGCCGAAGCTCATCGAGACGCTTCGACAAGTCTCCAAGGAGGACCCGACCATCTCCATCGAGATCAACGAGGACACCGGCGAACACCTCATCTCCGGGCAGGGCGAACTCCACCTGGAAGTCCAGACCCAGCGCATCGAGCGCAACCAGGGCATCCCGGTGAACACAGGCGAACCCATCGTCGTCTACCGCGAGACGCCCACCACGTCCTCCCAGGAGGTCGAGGGCGTCTCCCCGAACCGCCACAACAAGTTCTACATCACCGTCGACCCGCTCAGCGACGAGGTTCTCGACAAACTCCGCCTCGGCGACGTCTCCATGGACATGCCCGAGCAGGAACGCCGCGAAGTCCTGCAGGACGCCGGCATGGACAAGGAGACCTCCCAGAACGTCGAGAACATCATCGGGAAGAACATCTTCATCGACGACACGAAGGGTATCCAGCACCTGAACGAGACGATGGAACTCGTCGTGGACGGCCTCCAGGACTCCCTCGAAGACGGCCCGCTCGCCGCGGAACCCGTCGAGGGCGCCCTCATCCGTCTCCACGACGCGCGCCTCCACGAGGACGCCATCCACCGCGGTCCCGCACAGGTCATCCCGGCGACGCGTGACGCCGTCCACCGCGCGCTCATCGACGCCGAGATTCGCCTCCTCGAACCGATTCAGGACGTCCGCATCGACGTGCCCTCGGAGCACATGGGCGCCGCGTCCGGCGAGATTCAGGGCCGCCGCGGCCGCGTCGACGACATGTACCAGGAGGGCGACCTCATGGTCGTCGAAGGCATCGCACCGGTCGACGAGATGATCGGCTTCTCCAGTGACATCCGCTCCGCGACCGAGGGTCGCGCGTCGTGGAACACGGAGAACGCCGGCTTCCGCGTCATGGCCGACAACCTTCAGCCGGAGATTATCGACGAGATTCGCCAGCGCAAGGGCATGAAGACGGAACTGCCCGAGAGCATCAACTACTTCTAA
- a CDS encoding amino acid-binding protein, with amino-acid sequence MSDTADRAHTLRLELVDEPGELLRALAPIAENGGNLLSIFHERGSLTPRGHIPVEVDLECAPERFDQIIDALRDAGVTVIAADAERYGEAVTVLLVGDLVETDLSDTLRELETCSSASVADFSLTADAGTDGVSSARLRLAIESGSVERALATVRDVAAEKDLSVVEPLVGEA; translated from the coding sequence ATGAGTGACACCGCGGACCGCGCGCACACCCTCCGGTTGGAACTCGTCGACGAGCCCGGGGAGTTGTTGCGCGCGCTCGCACCCATCGCGGAGAACGGCGGGAACCTCCTCTCTATCTTCCACGAGCGCGGGTCGCTGACGCCCCGCGGACACATCCCCGTGGAGGTGGACTTGGAGTGTGCGCCCGAGCGCTTCGACCAGATAATCGACGCGCTCCGGGACGCGGGCGTGACGGTCATCGCGGCGGACGCCGAGCGGTACGGCGAAGCAGTGACCGTCCTGCTCGTCGGCGACCTCGTGGAGACGGACCTCTCGGACACCCTCAGAGAGCTGGAGACGTGTTCGAGCGCGTCGGTCGCGGACTTCTCGCTGACCGCGGACGCGGGCACCGACGGCGTGTCGAGTGCGCGCCTGCGGCTCGCCATCGAGTCCGGGAGCGTCGAGCGCGCGCTCGCGACGGTTCGGGACGTGGCCGCCGAGAAAGACCTCTCGGTCGTCGAGCCGCTCGTGGGGGAAGCATGA
- a CDS encoding homoserine dehydrogenase, which translates to MRLAVLGAGAVGRSVADLASEYGHTVTALADSASAVVDADGVDVDAALDRKRGDGTVGDADPADALAADYDALVEATPTTLGDAQPGFGHVRAALEADRHVVLANKGPVAERYDEVRALERESAGEVLFEATVAGAIPALSTIAGLGPERVTGARGVLNGTANFILTRMAAEGLSYEHVLSEAQDLGVAEADPTFDVEGTDAALKCAILANVLHGGGYSLADVAVEGITDLPPSALELAAEDGRTVRLVGEVTGGEARVGPRLVPENDTLAVSGTMNIVQLETEHAGRLNLSGRGAGGPETATAVLADVDRLS; encoded by the coding sequence ATGAGACTGGCCGTCCTGGGCGCCGGCGCCGTCGGCCGGTCGGTCGCCGACCTCGCGAGCGAGTACGGGCACACGGTGACGGCGCTCGCCGACTCCGCGAGCGCCGTGGTCGACGCGGACGGCGTGGACGTGGACGCGGCGCTCGACCGGAAGCGGGGGGATGGAACGGTTGGAGACGCCGACCCGGCGGACGCGTTAGCCGCCGACTACGACGCGCTCGTGGAGGCGACGCCGACGACGCTCGGCGACGCCCAGCCCGGCTTCGGGCACGTGCGGGCGGCACTCGAAGCCGACCGGCACGTCGTCCTCGCGAACAAGGGGCCGGTGGCGGAGCGCTACGACGAGGTGCGCGCGCTCGAACGCGAGAGCGCGGGCGAGGTGTTGTTCGAGGCGACCGTCGCGGGCGCCATTCCCGCACTCTCGACGATTGCGGGGCTCGGGCCGGAGCGCGTCACGGGCGCACGCGGCGTCTTGAACGGGACGGCGAACTTCATTCTCACGCGAATGGCCGCCGAGGGGCTGTCCTACGAACACGTCCTCTCGGAGGCCCAAGACCTCGGTGTGGCGGAAGCAGACCCGACGTTCGACGTGGAGGGGACGGACGCGGCGTTGAAGTGCGCCATCCTCGCGAACGTCCTCCACGGCGGCGGCTACTCGCTGGCCGACGTGGCCGTCGAGGGAATCACGGACCTGCCGCCGAGCGCGCTGGAACTCGCCGCCGAAGACGGCCGGACGGTGCGTCTCGTCGGCGAAGTGACCGGCGGGGAGGCGCGCGTCGGGCCGCGGCTCGTGCCGGAGAACGACACGCTCGCGGTTTCGGGGACGATGAACATCGTCCAGTTGGAGACCGAGCACGCCGGCCGACTGAACCTCTCGGGGCGCGGGGCGGGCGGGCCCGAAACGGCGACCGCGGTGCTCGCCGACGTGGACCGGCTCTCGTAG